In Balaenoptera ricei isolate mBalRic1 chromosome 4, mBalRic1.hap2, whole genome shotgun sequence, the following are encoded in one genomic region:
- the DNAJC28 gene encoding dnaJ homolog subfamily C member 28, whose translation MNTVYVMMAQILRSHLINASVIPNRMKMGPYLGVIRTRMMSTHKSKKKMREYYRLLNLDEGCSADDIRESFRKLAKQYHPDGGSSTADSATFIRIEEAYRKVLAHVIEQTNARQSKVEETEEEEKKIKYNTPQHRHYLSFEGIGFGTPSQREKQYRQFRADRATEQVMEYQKEKLQSQYFTNSVTVKDVRHSKEQKITQAIERLVEDLIQESMAKGDFDNLSGKGKPLKKFSGCSYIDPMTHNLNRILIDNGYQPEWILMQKEIKDTIDQLREAILVSRKKLGNPMTPTEQKQWNQVCEQFQENIKKLNKRINDFNLIVPLLTRQKVHFDAQKEIARAQEIYETFIKTQEVTDKNPNNFDQGEGEKTPGVKTGFFNWMNVWQFIKI comes from the coding sequence ATGAACACAGTGTATGTGATGATGGCTCAAATCTTAAGATCTCACCTGATAAATGCTTCAGTGATTCCTAACCGAATGAAGATGGGTCCATATCTTGGTGTCATTAGAACTAGAATGATGTCAACTCataaatccaaaaagaagatgaGAGAATATTATAGGCTGCTGAATCTGGATGAAGGATGCTCTGCAGATGATATCAGGGAATCTTTTCGTAAGCTTGCCAAGCAATACCATCCAGACGGTGGCTCTAGTACTGCTGATTCTGCAACGTTTATAAGGATCGAAGAAGCTTATAGGAAGGTGCTTGCCCACGTGATAGAACAAACAAATGCCAGACAGAGTAAAGttgaagaaacagaagaagaagaaaaaaaaatcaaatataacacACCCCAACACCGGCATTATTTAAGTTTTGAGGGTATTGGTTTTGGGACTCCAAGTCAACGAGAGAAGCAGTATAGGCAATTTAGAGCAGACCGTGCAACTGAGCAAGTGATGGAATACCAAAAGGAGAAACTGCAAAGCCAGTATTTCACCAATAGTGTAACTGTTAAAGATGTAAGACACAGTAAGGAACAAAAGATAACTCAAGCAATAGAACGTTTGGTGGAGGATCTCATTCAGGAATCGATGGCAAAAGGAGACTTTGACAATCTCAGTGGGAAAGGAAAACCTCTAAAAAAATTTTCTGGCTGTTCATATATTGATCCCATGACTCACAACCTGAACAGAATATTGATAGATAATGGATACCAACCAGAATGGATCCTAatgcaaaaggaaataaaggataCTATTGATCAACTCAGAGAGGCAATTTTAGTGTCAAGGAAAAAACTTGGGAATCCAATGACACCAACTGAACAGAAACAGTGGAACCAAGTTTGTGAGCAGTTTCAAGAAAACATCAAAAAACTAAACAAGCGAATTAATGACTTTAATTTAATTGTTCCCCTTCTGACCAGGCAAAAAGTCCATTTTGATGCACAGAAAGAAATTGCCAGAGCCCAGGAAATATATGAGACCTTTATAAAAACACAAGAAGTCACAGATAAAAACCCAAATAACTTTGatcagggagaaggagagaaaacacCTGGAGTCAAGACAGGTTTCTTTAACTGGATGAATGTGTggcaatttattaaaatatga